The following coding sequences lie in one Candidatus Dependentiae bacterium genomic window:
- a CDS encoding ankyrin repeat domain-containing protein → MKINVIMTAMFMTMVGPVGSLRAMNPIAPKKVEVITSTMLNNEVEKALLKSAEAGDKDSVEKALKASADVNVCDQNGMTALHLAARNGHDNIVALLLNKGAEVDIETDKGSTALTLAFYWSHDKVVIQLLEHGAHIEEQTWRSYFSGAINSRIYLSDAIKKHLKKQSDHLKKCLKKELLEKRRKEIEKALFDDRAGNEKENIGSILPSEGGHRAGLGGLIGEYESLPEYLTSTRLLNGKLCLKN, encoded by the coding sequence ATGAAGATTAATGTAATAATGACAGCAATGTTTATGACAATGGTAGGTCCCGTAGGCTCTCTGAGGGCGATGAATCCTATAGCGCCTAAGAAGGTAGAAGTCATAACTTCTACAATGCTTAATAATGAGGTAGAGAAGGCATTGCTTAAGTCAGCTGAAGCTGGTGACAAAGATAGTGTCGAAAAAGCACTTAAAGCAAGCGCTGATGTTAACGTTTGCGATCAAAATGGAATGACAGCTTTGCATTTGGCTGCTCGTAACGGGCATGACAATATAGTCGCGTTGTTGCTCAATAAAGGCGCTGAGGTTGATATTGAGACTGATAAGGGATCAACCGCTTTGACGCTAGCTTTTTATTGGAGTCATGACAAGGTAGTTATTCAGTTGTTAGAGCATGGTGCTCATATTGAAGAACAGACTTGGAGATCTTATTTTTCTGGTGCCATTAATTCGAGAATTTATTTATCTGATGCCATTAAAAAGCATCTAAAAAAACAATCTGATCACCTTAAAAAGTGTCTCAAAAAAGAATTACTTGAGAAAAGACGTAAAGAGATTGAAAAAGCGCTCTTTGATGATAGGGCAGGCAATGAAAAAGAGAATATTGGGAGTATATTGCCAAGTGAAGGTGGGCATCGAGCAGGTCTTGGGGGCCTTATTGGTGAATATGAATCTTTGCCAGAATACTTAACGAGCACCAGGCTGCTAAACGGCAAACTTTGCTTGAAAAATTAG
- a CDS encoding ankyrin repeat domain-containing protein, translating into MKINVIMAAMLMVMIFTVGSLRAMSSPDEALFVAVRTGDYAAVKKALEDGADVNTKNNRRWKTYLPTYSNEENFFAVDMTGTALHMAAYNGFDDIVKLLLKAGADINAKDNSGETALHTVAFLEGYESIIALLLNAGADINAKNNFGDTALSLAFGEEFDAYYEDENYFNDYNRKVSLLLNAGAAVGRSDWREFPVDVKNFLKAELLEKRREEIKRVLFADRLGKKEGKAEENKQEEENIGSILPSSGGHHQGLGGLVGEYEALPENQDELLAMINEVQAAKRQAFLERIGKANKIAVSSSSAGSGAEGSGGAAAAGSSVDGARYAQAGGGAAAAGSKENVLPQKTIRTVVLPEAKIKSIERAASDLIKESKGMNDLARAIKKQELNPALIVRFTKYVQSFMRKYNAIQEIIKELYSFGKEVNDLDIETQLAQCKYALAEAEHALKLIAEAQKFIQDNKVK; encoded by the coding sequence ATGAAGATTAATGTGATAATGGCTGCCATGCTTATGGTAATGATCTTTACTGTAGGTTCTTTGCGGGCCATGTCGAGTCCTGATGAAGCATTGTTTGTGGCGGTTAGGACTGGTGACTATGCCGCTGTCAAAAAAGCACTTGAAGACGGTGCAGATGTTAATACCAAGAATAATCGGCGATGGAAAACTTATCTACCTACTTATAGTAATGAAGAGAACTTTTTTGCTGTGGATATGACAGGAACGGCTTTACATATGGCTGCTTATAATGGATTTGACGATATAGTAAAGCTATTGCTCAAAGCAGGAGCAGATATTAATGCTAAAGATAATTCTGGAGAAACAGCTTTGCATACTGTTGCTTTTTTAGAAGGATACGAAAGCATAATTGCCTTATTGCTCAATGCAGGGGCAGATATTAATGCTAAAAATAATTTTGGAGACACGGCTTTAAGTCTAGCTTTTGGAGAGGAATTTGATGCGTATTATGAAGATGAAAACTATTTTAACGATTATAACAGAAAAGTCAGTTTATTGCTTAATGCAGGTGCTGCTGTTGGCCGTAGTGATTGGAGAGAGTTTCCTGTCGACGTTAAAAATTTTCTAAAAGCAGAGCTCCTTGAAAAAAGACGTGAAGAGATAAAGAGAGTGCTCTTTGCTGATCGACTTGGCAAGAAAGAAGGAAAGGCTGAGGAAAATAAGCAGGAGGAAGAGAATATTGGCAGCATTTTGCCAAGTTCGGGTGGTCATCACCAAGGTCTTGGTGGCTTAGTTGGTGAATATGAAGCTTTACCAGAAAATCAAGATGAGTTATTAGCAATGATTAATGAGGTTCAAGCTGCTAAACGACAAGCCTTTCTTGAAAGAATAGGAAAGGCTAACAAGATAGCAGTATCATCGTCAAGTGCTGGTTCTGGTGCGGAGGGTTCTGGTGGCGCAGCAGCTGCAGGTTCTAGTGTGGACGGTGCTAGGTATGCTCAAGCAGGTGGTGGTGCAGCGGCGGCAGGTTCAAAAGAAAACGTTTTACCGCAAAAAACGATAAGGACTGTGGTTCTTCCAGAAGCAAAAATAAAAAGCATAGAGAGAGCTGCTTCTGATTTGATTAAAGAGTCTAAAGGTATGAATGACTTGGCCAGAGCTATTAAAAAACAAGAGCTGAATCCTGCATTGATAGTACGGTTTACTAAATATGTTCAATCTTTCATGAGAAAATATAATGCAATACAAGAGATAATAAAGGAACTTTATTCTTTTGGAAAAGAAGTTAATGATCTTGACATAGAGACTCAACTTGCTCAATGTAAATATGCGTTGGCTGAAGCGGAACATGCTTTGAAGTTGATTGCAGAAGCGCAAAAATTTATACAAGATAATAAAGTTAAATAG